A window of Terriglobus sp. RCC_193 contains these coding sequences:
- a CDS encoding glycerate kinase, translating into MPAHQEAVVRQQLRTLFDTAVAAANPHIVVARSLPEPPKGRCIVVGAGKASAAMAAAVEEAWPTVPMQGVVVTRYGHAVPTRHIRIVEASHPVPDAAGMRAAEDILAAVQNLSPDDLVLALISGGGSALLTLPVDGISLADKQAVNAALLASGAPIHAMNTVRKALSRIKGGKLAQAAAPARVVTLVISDVPGDDPAIIASGPTVPSATTAADALRILREYNMEVPASVLRVLESQSEEAPAKFEADVRMIASPLQALEAAAAKAREFGWNPLILGDALEGESAQLGTVMAGIATSVRHYGHPIAKPAVLLSGGETTVTLGREKPGRGGRNTEFLLSLAIALKGAPGTYAIAGDTDGIDGSDDAAGAIVTPATLTRAKEASTTAADFLRRHDSYSFFATLHDLVITGPTLTNVNDVRAVLIL; encoded by the coding sequence ATGCCTGCCCATCAGGAAGCCGTCGTCCGCCAGCAACTTCGCACCCTGTTTGACACTGCTGTAGCGGCCGCCAACCCTCACATCGTCGTCGCGCGTTCCCTCCCCGAACCACCCAAAGGCCGCTGTATCGTCGTAGGAGCAGGCAAAGCCTCGGCTGCGATGGCCGCAGCCGTCGAGGAGGCATGGCCCACCGTCCCCATGCAAGGCGTCGTGGTCACGCGCTACGGCCACGCAGTTCCCACGCGCCACATCCGCATCGTGGAAGCGTCGCACCCCGTACCGGACGCAGCCGGGATGCGCGCCGCAGAAGACATCCTCGCCGCCGTCCAGAATCTCTCGCCCGACGACCTCGTTCTGGCGCTCATCTCCGGTGGCGGATCGGCCTTGCTGACGCTGCCCGTCGACGGCATTTCCCTCGCAGACAAGCAGGCGGTCAACGCGGCGCTGCTGGCATCCGGCGCTCCCATCCACGCCATGAACACCGTGCGCAAGGCGCTCTCGCGCATCAAGGGCGGCAAACTGGCCCAGGCCGCGGCACCTGCCCGCGTGGTCACGCTCGTCATCAGCGACGTCCCCGGCGACGACCCGGCCATCATTGCCTCCGGCCCCACCGTCCCCTCCGCCACCACCGCTGCCGACGCGCTGCGCATCCTCCGCGAATACAACATGGAAGTCCCGGCCAGCGTCCTGCGCGTACTGGAATCGCAGAGCGAAGAAGCCCCCGCAAAGTTTGAAGCAGACGTCCGCATGATCGCCTCCCCGCTTCAAGCCTTGGAGGCTGCCGCTGCCAAAGCGCGGGAATTTGGCTGGAATCCATTGATCCTGGGCGACGCCCTTGAAGGCGAGAGTGCGCAACTCGGCACGGTAATGGCAGGCATCGCCACGTCCGTACGCCACTACGGGCATCCCATCGCCAAACCCGCGGTGCTGCTCTCCGGCGGCGAAACCACGGTGACGCTGGGCCGCGAAAAGCCCGGCCGCGGCGGCAGAAACACTGAGTTCCTGCTCTCGCTGGCCATCGCCCTGAAAGGCGCACCCGGCACCTACGCTATCGCAGGCGACACGGACGGCATCGACGGATCAGACGATGCCGCAGGCGCCATCGTGACCCCCGCCACGCTCACCCGCGCGAAGGAGGCATCGACCACGGCGGCGGATTTTCTACGCCGTCATGACAGCTATTCCTTCTTCGCCACCCTCCACGATCTGGTCATCACCGGCCCCACCCTGACCAACGTGAACGATGTCCGCGCGGTGCTTATCCTCTGA
- the uxaC gene encoding glucuronate isomerase, producing the protein MSLLHDDRLFPADPTTRSIAQRLFATVRNLPIVSPHGHTQAGWFATNEAFPDPAKLFIQPDHYVHRMLYSQGVKLEDLEIGKAVIENPRKVWKIFADHYYLFRGTPSRLWLDYAFQEHFGMTERLSPKTADLYYDTIAEKLQTPEFRPRALFESFKIDVLATTDSAIDPLTDIQALRKGDWKGRIVPTFRPDSVVDPEFAGFRENIARLGEITGENTETWEGYLNALRNRRAFFQSLGATATDHGHPTARTADLEPEECAQLFDVILSGEADEDDEEVFRAQMLTEMARMSVEDGLVMQIHPGSMRNHNQVVFEKFGRDMGADIPTATDYVHALQPMLDLFGNEPNLTVILFTLDETAFSRELAPLAGHYPALRLGPPWWFHDSPEGMMRFRETATETAGFYNTVGFNDDTRAFLSIPARHDVARRIDCAFLARLVAEHRIEEDEAFELAQDLTVNLVKKAYRL; encoded by the coding sequence ATGTCCCTGCTGCACGATGACCGCCTTTTTCCGGCCGACCCGACCACTCGCTCCATTGCGCAACGCCTGTTTGCGACTGTGCGCAACCTGCCGATCGTAAGTCCGCACGGACATACGCAGGCCGGATGGTTTGCCACGAACGAGGCCTTCCCTGACCCAGCGAAGCTGTTCATCCAGCCGGATCATTATGTCCATCGGATGCTGTACAGCCAGGGCGTGAAGCTGGAAGACCTGGAGATTGGCAAGGCGGTCATTGAGAATCCGCGCAAGGTGTGGAAGATCTTCGCGGACCACTACTACCTGTTTCGCGGAACGCCTTCGCGTCTGTGGCTGGACTATGCGTTTCAGGAACACTTTGGCATGACGGAACGCCTGTCGCCGAAGACTGCGGACCTGTATTACGACACGATTGCAGAGAAGCTGCAGACACCGGAGTTCCGTCCGCGTGCGTTGTTTGAGAGCTTCAAGATTGATGTGCTGGCTACAACCGATTCTGCGATTGATCCGCTGACCGATATTCAAGCGCTGCGCAAGGGCGACTGGAAGGGGCGTATTGTTCCCACGTTCCGTCCGGATTCGGTTGTCGATCCGGAGTTTGCTGGCTTCCGCGAGAACATTGCCAGGCTGGGCGAGATTACCGGCGAGAACACGGAGACGTGGGAAGGTTATCTGAATGCGCTGCGCAATCGCCGTGCGTTCTTCCAGTCGCTGGGGGCAACGGCTACGGATCATGGGCATCCGACGGCACGGACTGCCGACCTTGAGCCGGAAGAGTGCGCGCAGCTTTTCGATGTGATTCTGAGCGGCGAAGCGGATGAGGATGATGAAGAAGTTTTCCGTGCGCAGATGCTGACGGAGATGGCGCGCATGAGTGTGGAAGATGGCCTGGTGATGCAGATCCATCCCGGCAGTATGCGCAACCACAACCAGGTAGTCTTCGAGAAGTTTGGCCGTGACATGGGCGCGGACATTCCCACCGCCACCGACTACGTGCATGCATTGCAGCCGATGCTGGACCTCTTCGGCAATGAGCCGAACCTGACGGTGATTCTGTTCACGCTGGATGAGACAGCCTTCAGCCGCGAGCTGGCGCCGCTGGCCGGGCACTATCCCGCGCTAAGACTGGGACCGCCGTGGTGGTTCCACGATAGCCCCGAAGGCATGATGCGTTTCCGCGAAACGGCCACGGAAACCGCAGGCTTCTACAACACGGTGGGTTTCAACGACGACACGCGCGCGTTCCTGAGTATTCCGGCGCGGCACGATGTGGCTCGCCGCATTGACTGCGCGTTCCTGGCGCGGCTGGTGGCGGAACATCGGATTGAAGAAGATGAAGCGTTTGAGCTGGCGCAGGACCTGACAGTGAACCTGGTGAAGAAGGCTTACCGGCTGTAG
- a CDS encoding GIY-YIG nuclease family protein — protein MFREAMSKKAYIYIMASRSRTLYIGMTTELDGRISEHKLGLFAGFSRDYRCTRLVYYEIYDGPMAAITREKQLKGWRREKKLALIESLNPTWLDLAENLGKPVQPYKWKREELIALHEALQRAQQNAGPSTSLRYAQDDDR, from the coding sequence ATGTTTCGGGAAGCCATGTCCAAAAAAGCCTACATATACATCATGGCCAGCCGAAGTCGCACTTTGTACATCGGCATGACCACAGAACTGGATGGCCGCATCTCTGAACATAAGCTGGGTTTATTTGCAGGCTTCAGCAGGGACTATCGTTGCACCCGCTTGGTGTATTACGAAATCTACGATGGTCCGATGGCTGCCATTACGCGGGAAAAACAACTCAAGGGATGGCGGCGCGAGAAGAAACTCGCTCTTATTGAATCGTTGAATCCAACGTGGCTCGATCTCGCGGAAAACCTGGGAAAACCGGTGCAGCCTTATAAATGGAAGCGTGAAGAGTTGATTGCACTCCATGAGGCATTGCAGAGGGCACAACAGAATGCAGGTCCTTCGACTTCGCTGCGCTACGCTCAGGATGACGATAGATAG
- a CDS encoding FadR/GntR family transcriptional regulator → MSNAVSRPPAADRQIAMRVVERIREALQDGTWKPGDKLPPEREFATTLGISRSSLRSGLGYLAAMGLLQVRHGVGAFISESPTQFGAASLPFLDALHGYDMHQLFEARRILEGHIASLAAERTTERHLQQMAEELEEMEASIDQPQEYLIHDVRFHRIVAQAAGNSILAAIMESLTGALYEVRHSATEQIADLAVTTKFHRDIYRAIRSGNPRTSRAAMEKHLTSAEADDEKPPRSRNRHPAKSKTGTAASRS, encoded by the coding sequence ATGTCAAACGCCGTTTCCCGTCCCCCAGCCGCCGACCGCCAGATCGCCATGCGAGTGGTGGAACGCATCCGCGAGGCGCTGCAGGACGGCACCTGGAAACCCGGCGACAAGCTGCCACCCGAACGCGAGTTTGCCACTACCCTCGGCATCAGCCGTTCCAGCCTCCGCTCCGGCCTGGGCTATCTCGCGGCAATGGGGCTGCTGCAGGTGCGGCATGGCGTAGGCGCGTTCATCTCAGAGTCGCCAACGCAGTTCGGCGCAGCCTCGCTGCCATTTCTCGATGCCCTGCACGGATACGACATGCACCAGCTCTTTGAAGCACGACGCATCCTTGAGGGACACATCGCCTCTCTGGCCGCGGAACGCACCACCGAACGCCACCTGCAACAGATGGCAGAAGAGCTGGAAGAGATGGAAGCCTCCATCGACCAGCCGCAGGAGTACCTCATCCATGATGTGCGTTTTCATCGCATCGTGGCCCAGGCCGCAGGCAATTCCATTCTGGCGGCCATCATGGAAAGCCTCACCGGGGCGCTGTACGAGGTGCGTCATTCCGCCACCGAGCAGATTGCGGATCTGGCCGTCACCACAAAATTCCATCGTGACATTTATCGAGCCATTCGCAGCGGCAACCCACGGACTTCGCGTGCTGCCATGGAAAAGCATCTGACCAGCGCAGAAGCCGACGACGAAAAACCTCCCAGGTCAAGGAATCGCCACCCGGCAAAATCCAAAACAGGCACCGCAGCTTCACGCAGCTAA
- a CDS encoding MFS transporter, which yields MSPLEPTADLSPGQRRTHVGNVRWTICAMLFVATTINYMDRQVLSILKPTLQHSIGLSEEGYGNVIAMFQVAYAIGLLGVGRLIDKVGTRLGYSIVMAVWSLAALAHAFVSTVTGFGIARVALGLGESGNFPAAIKTVADWFPRSERSLATGIFNAGATAGAIICPLTIPWITIHYGWHAAFLFTGLVGLPWIIWWSVYYRKPKDHPTLTGEELRHIYEENAAQMDAANIPWLKLLTYRQTWGIVLGKGLTDPIWWFYLFWIPGYLDSRFHVDLKNLGLPIMVVYLTSTVGGILGGWLPALFERFGLHGAKARYGTMFFCALFSLPMLYIHHVNDMWTAVALLSLATAGHQGWSANVYTCASDVFPNSVVGSVVGLAGMVGSVLGTLLSVSAGRILQLTGSYNTLFILAGSIYMVAFVCLQIFAPGLRRADVPVTHERLEA from the coding sequence GTGAGCCCCTTGGAACCGACTGCAGACCTGTCGCCCGGCCAACGCCGGACGCACGTGGGGAATGTCCGCTGGACAATCTGCGCCATGCTGTTTGTGGCAACCACCATCAACTATATGGACCGGCAGGTCCTCAGCATTCTTAAACCCACGCTCCAGCACAGTATTGGACTGAGCGAAGAGGGGTATGGCAACGTGATCGCCATGTTCCAGGTGGCGTATGCCATTGGGCTGCTGGGTGTGGGACGCCTGATTGACAAGGTGGGAACGCGACTGGGCTACAGCATTGTGATGGCAGTGTGGAGCCTGGCCGCGCTGGCGCATGCTTTTGTCAGCACGGTTACGGGCTTCGGCATTGCGCGTGTGGCGCTTGGCCTGGGAGAGTCTGGTAATTTCCCTGCTGCGATCAAGACGGTTGCCGATTGGTTTCCGCGCAGCGAACGTTCGCTGGCCACCGGCATCTTCAATGCAGGTGCGACGGCGGGCGCGATCATCTGCCCGCTGACGATTCCGTGGATCACCATTCATTACGGCTGGCATGCCGCATTTCTCTTCACGGGATTGGTTGGTTTGCCGTGGATCATCTGGTGGTCCGTCTACTATCGCAAGCCCAAAGATCACCCGACGCTGACGGGTGAAGAGCTGCGCCACATTTACGAAGAAAACGCCGCGCAGATGGATGCGGCGAACATTCCGTGGCTGAAGCTGCTGACCTATCGCCAGACATGGGGCATTGTGCTGGGCAAGGGCCTGACGGACCCCATCTGGTGGTTTTATCTGTTCTGGATTCCGGGCTATCTGGATAGCCGCTTTCACGTGGACCTGAAGAACCTTGGTTTGCCCATCATGGTGGTGTACCTGACATCGACTGTGGGCGGCATCCTGGGTGGGTGGCTGCCAGCGCTGTTTGAACGCTTTGGACTGCATGGCGCGAAGGCACGCTACGGCACGATGTTCTTCTGCGCCCTGTTCTCGTTGCCGATGCTGTACATCCATCATGTGAATGACATGTGGACGGCCGTGGCGCTGTTGAGCCTGGCAACTGCTGGTCACCAGGGTTGGAGCGCGAATGTGTACACCTGTGCCTCTGACGTTTTCCCGAACAGCGTTGTTGGTTCCGTGGTTGGTTTGGCAGGGATGGTGGGTTCGGTGCTTGGAACGCTGCTGTCCGTCTCCGCGGGCCGCATTTTGCAGCTGACCGGCAGCTACAACACACTGTTTATCCTTGCGGGCTCCATCTACATGGTTGCGTTTGTGTGCCTGCAGATTTTTGCGCCCGGCCTGCGCCGAGCGGATGTTCCCGTTACACACGAGAGGTTGGAAGCATGA
- a CDS encoding SDR family NAD(P)-dependent oxidoreductase: MKHPLSLEGRVAVVIGGTSGIGRAMAIGLAQAGADVVSTGRRAEQVNEVAAEIEALGRKTVRQTCDQTDRAQIEALLAAVLKEFGKVDILINSAGIIKRQPTLTYPEAEWQQIMDTNLTGMLRSCQVFGKQMIEQKYGRIINIASLNSFVALNEVAGYAASKAAVLSLTRSLAVEWSKHGLTINGIAPGVFRTELNAALLDGSPRGQELRMRCPMDRFGKTEELVGAAIYLASDSASFTNGHTIVVDGGFLASGVNQ, translated from the coding sequence ATGAAACATCCTTTGAGTCTTGAGGGCCGCGTGGCGGTCGTAATTGGTGGAACGAGCGGCATTGGCCGCGCCATGGCAATTGGTCTGGCACAGGCTGGTGCGGATGTGGTGAGCACCGGTCGCCGCGCAGAGCAGGTGAATGAGGTTGCCGCAGAGATTGAAGCGCTGGGCCGCAAGACTGTGCGACAGACGTGCGATCAGACCGACCGCGCACAGATTGAAGCTCTGCTGGCTGCTGTGCTGAAGGAGTTTGGCAAGGTCGACATCCTGATTAACTCCGCTGGCATCATCAAGCGGCAACCCACGCTGACGTATCCGGAAGCCGAGTGGCAGCAGATTATGGACACCAACCTGACCGGGATGCTGCGTAGTTGCCAGGTGTTTGGCAAGCAGATGATCGAGCAGAAGTATGGCCGCATTATCAACATTGCTTCGCTGAACAGCTTTGTGGCTCTGAACGAAGTGGCGGGCTATGCCGCCAGCAAGGCCGCGGTGCTTTCGCTGACACGCTCGCTGGCGGTGGAGTGGTCAAAGCATGGCCTGACGATCAACGGTATTGCACCGGGCGTCTTCCGCACGGAACTGAACGCAGCGTTGCTGGACGGTTCACCGCGCGGACAGGAACTGCGTATGCGTTGCCCGATGGATCGCTTTGGCAAGACGGAAGAGCTTGTGGGTGCGGCGATTTATCTGGCAAGCGACTCTGCCAGCTTCACCAATGGACACACGATTGTGGTGGATGGTGGATTCCTGGCCAGTGGTGTGAATCAGTAA
- a CDS encoding tagaturonate epimerase family protein has protein sequence MQLPKFSLGMGDRFAHQAKAQLQACIMAAEAGADITPVWNKSNREHLIIGSEPSQTRAAIDVAVKELGWTKPYFADADHINLKTYERFVAPCDFFTLDVADNIGQKSDENEIAQFVERHPELIGEITIPGIEKPFSLDKGFVEKTAKTFLAAVQEAAAIYKAVVAEKGSEDFVAEISMDETDNPQTPPELLIILAAIADEKLPIQTIAPKFTGRFNKGVDYVGNVAQFEKEFREDIATIAYAVKAYGLPANLKLSVHSGSDKFSIYEPIRKALKDTGAGVHVKTAGTTWLEELIGLAEAGGDALALAKEVYAEAFAHAEELCAPYATVIDIDMPKLPKPDAVNAWTSEQYVRALRHDEKDPQYDPNFRQLLHVGFKVAAKMGNRYIDALETNEEVVARNVTTNLFDRHIKHLFLG, from the coding sequence ATGCAGCTCCCTAAATTTTCGCTCGGTATGGGCGACCGCTTCGCGCATCAGGCAAAGGCACAGTTGCAGGCATGCATCATGGCTGCTGAGGCCGGTGCAGACATTACGCCCGTGTGGAACAAGTCGAACCGCGAGCACCTGATCATTGGTTCGGAACCCAGCCAGACGCGCGCTGCAATTGACGTTGCCGTGAAGGAACTGGGATGGACGAAGCCCTACTTCGCGGATGCGGACCATATCAACCTGAAGACCTATGAGCGTTTCGTTGCGCCGTGCGATTTCTTCACGCTGGATGTGGCAGACAACATTGGCCAGAAGAGCGATGAGAACGAGATTGCGCAGTTTGTGGAGCGCCATCCGGAACTGATTGGCGAGATCACCATTCCGGGCATTGAGAAGCCGTTCTCGCTGGATAAGGGATTCGTTGAGAAGACTGCGAAGACCTTTCTTGCTGCTGTGCAGGAAGCTGCTGCTATCTACAAGGCAGTCGTAGCGGAGAAGGGCTCTGAGGATTTCGTCGCGGAAATCTCGATGGATGAAACGGACAATCCACAGACGCCGCCGGAGTTGTTGATTATCCTGGCCGCGATTGCGGATGAGAAGCTGCCGATTCAGACGATTGCACCGAAGTTCACGGGCCGCTTCAACAAGGGCGTGGATTACGTGGGCAATGTGGCGCAGTTTGAAAAGGAATTCCGCGAAGACATTGCCACCATTGCGTATGCGGTGAAGGCCTATGGCCTGCCTGCGAACCTGAAGCTGAGCGTTCACTCCGGCTCAGACAAATTCAGCATCTACGAACCGATTCGCAAGGCACTGAAGGATACCGGCGCGGGCGTTCACGTGAAGACTGCCGGCACCACATGGCTGGAAGAATTGATCGGGCTTGCGGAAGCAGGCGGCGATGCTCTGGCTCTTGCAAAAGAAGTGTACGCAGAAGCATTTGCGCATGCGGAAGAACTCTGCGCTCCGTATGCCACTGTGATCGACATTGATATGCCGAAGCTGCCGAAGCCGGATGCCGTGAACGCGTGGACGAGCGAGCAGTATGTACGCGCACTGCGGCATGACGAGAAGGACCCGCAGTACGATCCGAATTTTCGCCAGCTTCTGCATGTTGGCTTCAAAGTGGCAGCGAAAATGGGCAATCGCTACATTGATGCGCTGGAGACAAACGAGGAAGTTGTGGCTCGTAATGTGACCACGAACCTTTTCGACCGTCACATCAAGCATCTGTTCCTGGGGTAG